In Paenibacillus hexagrammi, the following are encoded in one genomic region:
- a CDS encoding polysaccharide deacetylase family protein, with the protein MTDKMTLIIAEVATNRKAVAFTFDDEPDPSYTPQLLEIFRKAGAKATFFVVGEQVEAHPAIARSAYAEGHELANHTFTHPFLTQVDGAKRAEELERAEASIVGITGSKPLLFRPPYFDYDQETSDLVRSMGYTAIGANNTSARDWDVPGVEHILAETRKAVKSGSIFLFHDGYGDRSQTVEAVRILVSELQEQGYEMVTVSELLGMADPANETSTEG; encoded by the coding sequence ATGACAGATAAGATGACACTTATTATTGCAGAGGTAGCAACAAACCGGAAAGCGGTTGCATTCACCTTCGACGACGAGCCGGACCCGTCCTATACGCCGCAGCTGCTGGAGATATTCCGGAAGGCGGGAGCGAAGGCAACGTTCTTCGTAGTCGGCGAGCAGGTAGAGGCTCATCCTGCAATTGCCCGATCGGCTTATGCCGAAGGTCATGAGCTTGCGAATCATACGTTCACCCACCCCTTTTTGACGCAGGTGGATGGTGCCAAGAGAGCGGAGGAGCTTGAGCGGGCTGAGGCCTCCATCGTGGGAATAACCGGGAGCAAGCCACTTCTGTTTAGGCCGCCTTATTTTGACTACGATCAGGAAACGTCTGACCTTGTCCGTTCCATGGGCTACACGGCTATCGGTGCGAATAACACGTCCGCGCGAGATTGGGATGTGCCGGGTGTTGAGCATATTCTTGCAGAGACCCGCAAGGCAGTGAAGAGCGGCAGCATCTTCCTGTTCCACGATGGCTACGGGGATCGTTCCCAGACGGTCGAAGCGGTGCGTATTCTAGTCTCGGAGCTGCAGGAGCAGGGCTATGAAATGGTAACGGTGAGCGAGCTGCTGGGCATGGCGGACCCCGCCAACGAAACTTCGACAGAAGGGTAG
- a CDS encoding Nif3-like dinuclear metal center hexameric protein has protein sequence MSRLTIQDVVDHLIKPVGQLEQTVDRLLVGDPDAKVTGIAVAFMPTQRVIEQMIEIGANLLISHEGLAYSHHFQPEILEQDPVFQTKRSLLEEAGIAVFRFHDYIHRYQPDAITAELVRTLEWQPYVLEHQQAASIVKLPAPSSLGDLAAHVKKKLGIPYMRAVGDLEMPCERIGILVGYRGGGSVAIPLYEREELDVIIAGEGPEWETPEYVRDAVHQGKRKALLVIGHAESEEPGMAACAEQLKTVYPSVPVRFLRDEPIFQVLL, from the coding sequence ATGTCTAGACTCACAATTCAAGATGTTGTCGATCATCTTATTAAGCCTGTAGGACAGCTGGAACAGACGGTCGATCGTCTGTTGGTGGGAGATCCTGATGCGAAGGTTACTGGCATTGCCGTCGCATTCATGCCGACTCAGCGCGTCATTGAGCAAATGATCGAGATCGGAGCGAACCTGCTGATCTCTCATGAGGGACTTGCCTACAGCCACCATTTTCAACCAGAGATTCTTGAGCAGGATCCTGTGTTTCAAACCAAGCGCAGCTTGTTAGAGGAAGCGGGCATTGCTGTATTTCGCTTTCATGATTACATCCATCGTTACCAGCCTGATGCCATAACAGCTGAACTAGTGAGAACGCTGGAGTGGCAGCCGTATGTTTTGGAGCATCAACAAGCCGCCTCGATTGTGAAGCTGCCAGCCCCGTCGAGCTTGGGTGACCTTGCGGCACACGTAAAGAAGAAGCTGGGCATCCCTTATATGCGGGCGGTAGGCGATCTCGAAATGCCGTGCGAACGGATCGGCATTCTGGTGGGCTATCGCGGCGGAGGCTCCGTCGCTATTCCTTTGTACGAACGGGAGGAGCTGGATGTGATCATCGCCGGCGAAGGTCCGGAGTGGGAGACGCCGGAATATGTCCGTGATGCCGTTCACCAAGGAAAGCGCAAAGCACTGCTGGTTATCGGCCATGCTGAGAGTGAAGAGCCAGGGATGGCTGCATGCGCGGAGCAATTGAAAACCGTCTACCCTTCCGTTCCGGTTCGTTTTCTTCGTGATGAGCCGATCTTTCAGGTTCTTCTGTAA
- a CDS encoding sensor histidine kinase, whose product MIGIIGVAAIMLTLLLTHWLSSQFTKPIKRLVQVMGAYTVGGSMDRLPRDYQNEFGYLFAGYRKQNERIEELYRSLERRYEQQRKAEIEALQANINPHFLYNTLDQLNWMAIANGQAEMSRILELMGRMFRIGLSGGESFIKMEQEILHIESYLEIQQLRWDGGLAYTIEASPEIRELYVPKLTLQPFVENSIVHGFNTRSRGHIWIRMEKLDGDIRITIEDDGVGLKQAADISVKRHTGGYGIRNVKERIDGYFGENYKVKLSEREAGGTCAEITLPILMEPPAADSDNFKINRASLLYKPSS is encoded by the coding sequence GTGATCGGGATTATCGGTGTCGCGGCGATTATGCTTACGCTGCTGCTGACACACTGGCTTAGCAGTCAATTCACGAAGCCAATCAAGCGGCTTGTGCAAGTTATGGGTGCATATACGGTGGGAGGGAGCATGGACAGGCTGCCGCGGGACTATCAGAACGAATTTGGTTACCTGTTCGCAGGATACCGGAAGCAAAATGAGAGAATTGAGGAGCTGTATCGTTCCCTTGAACGTCGTTATGAGCAGCAGCGGAAGGCAGAGATTGAGGCGCTTCAGGCGAATATCAACCCGCATTTTTTGTATAATACTCTTGACCAGCTCAACTGGATGGCTATCGCTAACGGTCAGGCCGAGATGAGCCGGATTCTCGAATTAATGGGGAGAATGTTCCGGATCGGGCTGTCAGGCGGAGAGAGCTTCATCAAGATGGAGCAGGAGATCCTGCATATCGAATCCTATCTAGAAATTCAGCAGCTTCGCTGGGATGGAGGATTGGCCTATACAATTGAAGCTTCCCCGGAAATCAGAGAGCTCTATGTGCCTAAACTGACGCTCCAGCCCTTTGTCGAGAACTCCATCGTGCACGGCTTTAATACGAGAAGCAGGGGACATATATGGATACGAATGGAGAAGCTTGATGGGGATATTCGCATTACGATTGAGGATGATGGTGTAGGGCTTAAACAGGCGGCTGATATAAGTGTAAAGAGACACACCGGAGGCTACGGGATCCGCAATGTGAAGGAGCGTATTGACGGATACTTCGGAGAGAATTATAAGGTTAAGCTCAGCGAACGGGAAGCTGGCGGAACATGTGCCGAGATCACGCTGCCCATCTTAATGGAGCCCCCGGCAGCAGATTCGGACAATTTTAAAATAAATCGTGCATCTCTCTTATACAAACCATCCTCCTGA
- a CDS encoding ABC transporter substrate-binding protein gives MFKWKRSLNVIIAAALAGSLAACSSGGAAPKSGSEASPSAAATGSEPVKLRIMWWGSQERHEATLAALKLYSEKNPNVTFEPEYSGMDGYLDKLSTQAAANNAPDVIQLDPGWVSDWAGRNQLAQLDPTVDVSKVDPKVLKGGQSGGKQYAVPLGSVAYGMIYDKAAMEKVGMSTPQNGWSWDDFFAMAKATKGKLPSGQYFTKDYAGDYFAYTAYQYSKGKGMVMTDDGKFNIDQATFLEWTKNFEELRKDGIVPPADVNTSDKEFDPTMDLMVNGKIMLRLSFSNNYGAWDSLKKGAYALVTMPRSTEAGGWLKPSMYFAVSANSKKAEEAKKFVNWFLNDPEAGKILKTVRGLPVNKDIASSLESTMSETDKVGLALLHETEKDGQTWSPGPKGWTNFIDKDWPLVRDQLSFGKTTPEQAFEALKTAAEAYEK, from the coding sequence ATGTTTAAATGGAAGCGTTCTCTGAACGTTATAATTGCAGCAGCGTTAGCAGGATCTTTGGCCGCTTGTTCGAGCGGCGGTGCGGCACCTAAAAGCGGCAGCGAGGCAAGCCCGAGTGCAGCAGCTACAGGCAGTGAGCCGGTAAAGCTTCGCATTATGTGGTGGGGTTCTCAAGAGCGACATGAGGCGACACTAGCAGCATTGAAATTGTACTCGGAAAAGAATCCGAATGTAACGTTTGAGCCGGAATATTCCGGTATGGACGGATACTTGGATAAACTGTCCACGCAGGCAGCGGCTAACAATGCGCCAGACGTGATTCAACTCGATCCGGGTTGGGTATCCGATTGGGCGGGCCGCAATCAGCTAGCTCAGCTTGATCCTACCGTTGACGTATCGAAAGTGGATCCTAAGGTGCTTAAAGGCGGCCAATCCGGCGGCAAGCAGTACGCGGTACCGCTGGGTTCCGTTGCTTACGGCATGATTTATGATAAAGCCGCGATGGAAAAAGTGGGTATGTCTACTCCGCAAAACGGCTGGTCCTGGGATGACTTCTTTGCGATGGCGAAAGCAACGAAAGGCAAGCTTCCTAGCGGACAATACTTTACGAAAGACTATGCAGGCGACTATTTTGCATACACCGCCTACCAGTACAGTAAAGGTAAAGGCATGGTCATGACAGACGACGGTAAATTCAACATCGACCAAGCTACGTTCCTGGAATGGACCAAGAACTTTGAAGAGCTTCGCAAGGACGGGATCGTACCTCCGGCGGATGTGAACACATCGGACAAAGAGTTTGATCCTACTATGGACTTGATGGTAAACGGCAAAATCATGCTTCGCCTGAGCTTCTCCAATAACTATGGCGCTTGGGACAGCTTGAAAAAAGGTGCTTACGCACTTGTAACCATGCCTCGCTCGACAGAAGCGGGCGGCTGGTTGAAGCCTTCCATGTACTTCGCAGTATCGGCTAACTCCAAGAAGGCGGAAGAAGCTAAGAAGTTTGTGAACTGGTTCCTGAACGATCCGGAAGCGGGTAAGATTCTGAAAACCGTACGCGGTCTTCCAGTTAACAAAGATATTGCATCTTCGCTTGAATCAACAATGAGCGAAACAGACAAAGTCGGCTTAGCGCTCCTGCATGAAACCGAAAAAGATGGACAAACCTGGAGCCCGGGCCCTAAAGGCTGGACGAACTTTATCGATAAAGATTGGCCGCTGGTGCGCGACCAATTGAGCTTCGGCAAAACGACGCCGGAACAAGCCTTTGAAGCATTGAAAACAGCAGCAGAAGCCTACGAAAAATAA
- a CDS encoding response regulator, with translation MWKIAIIDDDRQVLQGMKRAIPWDELEAVWVGEALNGRDGLQMIRDMQPDIVISDIYMPVLNGLDMIEELRKEEFPGKIIILSGYSDFEYARQALRLNVSDYMSKPVSLPTLTTVLGKVVEELAQEEEKRIKQDEMEQKLSLYEPFIEKEWVQSAVAGTLEASFRSEELLPPAYRFWLDSRHLVIGLDLVRDVRASSLTLSDWNLFRFAVSNIVCEITREVYPSFEYTELHGTRSALVLHPAPDQELQPDALQELGKKLIENIGSFLKLVIRVGIGNLKDSWEDIPDSTEEAFRAIDLKEKRMDPAYDLYMYGGEALKLERDSSGSAAGIRPVKFYLELAGAIKASQETQAQEIVSEYIALLERQGSISPDYLQSLAGELWGIFAYCLYEVGMMLDDIFANDQIAKEMTGLTKPSQLAEWLNDKISVICSSRQWKGNSKHRQAVDFMLQYVHEHYAEDITLGDLADKVYISRNHLSIIFKNVTGETFNTYLTRVRVEKARELLLDRKMLVYEVAEKVGYKNVPYFSTLFKKFTGMNPTELVK, from the coding sequence ATGTGGAAGATCGCAATTATTGACGATGACCGGCAGGTCCTGCAAGGAATGAAGCGGGCGATCCCCTGGGATGAACTGGAAGCGGTCTGGGTAGGCGAGGCCTTGAACGGCCGAGATGGCCTCCAGATGATTCGGGACATGCAGCCTGACATTGTTATTTCCGATATTTATATGCCGGTGTTGAATGGGCTGGATATGATTGAGGAGCTCCGCAAGGAGGAGTTCCCCGGCAAAATCATTATTCTTAGCGGATATTCGGATTTTGAGTATGCCCGTCAAGCCCTGCGCCTGAATGTAAGCGACTATATGAGCAAACCCGTCAGCCTGCCTACTCTGACTACTGTCTTGGGGAAGGTTGTTGAAGAGCTTGCTCAAGAAGAAGAGAAGCGGATTAAACAGGATGAAATGGAGCAGAAGCTTAGTCTCTATGAGCCCTTTATCGAAAAAGAGTGGGTTCAATCTGCTGTTGCCGGTACGCTGGAAGCGTCCTTCCGAAGCGAGGAGCTGCTTCCGCCTGCATATCGCTTCTGGTTGGATTCCCGGCATCTCGTGATCGGCCTTGATCTGGTTCGTGACGTTAGAGCGAGCAGCTTGACTTTGTCCGATTGGAACCTGTTTCGATTTGCTGTCAGTAATATTGTTTGCGAAATTACCCGTGAAGTCTATCCATCGTTCGAATACACGGAACTGCACGGCACGCGTTCGGCGCTAGTTCTTCATCCTGCTCCAGATCAGGAGCTTCAGCCAGATGCTCTGCAGGAGCTGGGTAAAAAGCTGATCGAGAATATCGGAAGCTTCCTGAAGCTGGTCATTCGGGTTGGGATCGGGAACCTGAAAGACAGCTGGGAGGACATTCCGGATTCCACCGAGGAAGCGTTCCGCGCCATTGATCTGAAAGAAAAGCGGATGGATCCGGCCTATGATCTCTACATGTATGGCGGAGAAGCGCTGAAGCTGGAGCGTGACAGCTCCGGGTCCGCGGCGGGTATCCGTCCCGTTAAGTTTTACCTCGAGCTGGCCGGTGCGATTAAAGCATCCCAGGAAACGCAGGCTCAGGAAATTGTTTCGGAATATATCGCACTGTTGGAGCGGCAGGGAAGTATTTCGCCGGATTACCTTCAGAGCTTGGCTGGGGAGCTTTGGGGAATATTCGCCTATTGCTTGTACGAGGTTGGCATGATGCTCGACGATATTTTTGCTAATGACCAGATTGCCAAAGAAATGACGGGACTGACCAAGCCAAGCCAGTTAGCTGAGTGGTTGAATGATAAAATTTCGGTCATCTGCAGCAGCAGGCAGTGGAAGGGTAACAGCAAGCATAGACAGGCTGTGGACTTTATGCTTCAGTATGTCCATGAACATTATGCCGAGGACATTACGCTTGGAGACCTGGCTGACAAGGTATACATCTCTCGAAACCATCTGTCGATCATCTTCAAAAATGTCACCGGCGAGACGTTCAATACGTATCTGACCCGTGTGCGCGTAGAGAAGGCGCGGGAGCTTCTGCTCGACCGAAAGATGCTGGTCTATGAGGTTGCGGAGAAGGTCGGCTACAAAAATGTGCCGTACTTCAGTACGCTGTTTAAGAAGTTTACGGGGATGAATCCTACGGAGCTGGTGAAGTAG
- a CDS encoding NAD(P)-dependent alcohol dehydrogenase — MSERNVPATMKAAVMTKPGEIRIEERPVPQVQADEVLIQVMAVGVCGSDVHYYEHGRIGRFVVEKPIILGHECAGIIAAVGSSVTRVSVGDRVAIEPGVTCGRCSACKEGRYNLCPDVQFLATPPVDGAFVQYMAIREDMVFPIPDHLSFEEAALNEPFSVGIHAAKRSRLQPGTTVAIMGMGPVGLMAVAAAKSFGASRIIVTDLEQVRLDAAKRLGATEVINVREEDPVARIKELTQGIGVDTAWETAGNPRALQSALYSLRRGGKLAIVGLPPQDEIALNVPFIADNEVDIYGIFRYANTYPSGIEFLASGQIDAKSLITDRYPLAQTQDAMERAIHNKSGSLKVMVYPNE; from the coding sequence ATGAGCGAACGAAATGTACCAGCAACGATGAAGGCGGCTGTTATGACGAAGCCGGGGGAAATCCGTATTGAGGAACGTCCTGTTCCACAGGTACAGGCAGATGAAGTTCTGATTCAAGTGATGGCTGTGGGGGTTTGCGGCTCCGACGTCCACTATTACGAGCATGGACGAATCGGCCGGTTCGTCGTGGAGAAGCCGATCATTCTTGGCCACGAATGCGCGGGCATCATCGCAGCCGTGGGCTCTTCTGTCACCCGCGTAAGCGTAGGTGACAGAGTGGCCATTGAGCCGGGCGTGACCTGCGGCCGCTGCAGCGCCTGCAAAGAAGGGCGCTACAACCTGTGCCCGGATGTGCAGTTCCTGGCGACGCCGCCTGTAGACGGCGCGTTCGTGCAGTACATGGCGATCCGGGAGGATATGGTATTTCCGATTCCGGATCACCTCTCATTTGAAGAAGCGGCGCTGAACGAGCCGTTCTCGGTAGGGATTCATGCGGCGAAGCGAAGCCGCCTGCAGCCAGGGACGACCGTGGCCATCATGGGCATGGGCCCGGTGGGACTCATGGCCGTCGCCGCGGCCAAGTCGTTCGGTGCCAGCCGGATCATCGTCACGGATCTGGAGCAGGTTCGTCTGGACGCGGCGAAGCGCTTGGGCGCGACCGAGGTCATCAACGTCCGCGAGGAGGACCCTGTCGCGCGGATCAAGGAGCTGACGCAGGGCATCGGCGTCGACACGGCCTGGGAGACCGCGGGCAACCCGAGAGCGCTGCAGTCTGCGCTCTACTCGCTGCGCCGCGGCGGGAAGCTCGCGATCGTCGGACTGCCGCCGCAGGACGAGATCGCGCTGAACGTTCCGTTTATCGCCGATAACGAAGTCGATATTTATGGGATCTTCCGCTATGCGAACACGTACCCGAGCGGCATTGAATTCCTTGCTTCTGGCCAAATCGACGCGAAGTCGCTCATCACGGACCGCTACCCGCTGGCCCAGACGCAGGATGCGATGGAGCGGGCCATCCATAACAAAAGCGGCAGCTTGAAGGTTATGGTGTATCCGAACGAGTAA
- a CDS encoding GNAT family N-acetyltransferase: MALTGVDQEAKALLIDYIAIRQDARGKGCGRLMLDHIKQWARAAAGCKGMIVEVESEPTDENTRRIHFWESVGFHLTPYVHQYIWVPEPYQAMYVNFNQEDPLPEDGKALFKSITGFHEKAYRRN, translated from the coding sequence ATGGCACTGACGGGTGTGGATCAAGAAGCGAAAGCCTTACTGATCGACTATATCGCTATTCGTCAGGATGCCCGCGGCAAAGGCTGCGGAAGGCTGATGCTGGATCATATCAAGCAATGGGCACGGGCAGCTGCCGGTTGCAAAGGAATGATTGTTGAGGTGGAATCCGAGCCAACGGACGAGAATACGCGAAGAATTCATTTCTGGGAATCGGTCGGATTTCATCTAACTCCATATGTGCACCAGTACATCTGGGTTCCCGAGCCGTATCAGGCCATGTATGTAAATTTCAATCAGGAAGATCCCTTGCCGGAGGACGGCAAAGCTCTGTTCAAGAGCATTACCGGCTTTCATGAGAAGGCTTACCGTCGTAACTGA
- a CDS encoding DUF6516 family protein, with translation MNSHQAARPPSNIIQLERNYAHIIIDTRDGDGSGLMSSRKFTRHTFVFIDGSRLLITEELSAAVIDVSYYNWVDPSGNTILSFHSEPHDRDLRYQTATEPYHVHPPDDAKMTNITRYPNFHHQDLHTIMEHIFFSLIAAKKI, from the coding sequence TTGAACTCACATCAAGCAGCGAGGCCCCCTTCAAATATCATTCAATTAGAGAGAAATTACGCCCATATCATCATAGATACGAGAGATGGTGATGGGTCAGGCTTAATGTCTTCCCGCAAATTTACTCGTCATACGTTCGTCTTCATTGATGGCTCGCGTTTGCTTATTACCGAAGAATTGAGTGCTGCTGTCATAGATGTTTCCTACTACAACTGGGTGGACCCAAGCGGAAACACGATTCTATCCTTTCATAGCGAACCGCATGATCGGGACTTACGTTACCAAACGGCAACCGAGCCCTATCACGTTCATCCCCCCGACGATGCTAAAATGACCAACATCACACGGTACCCGAATTTCCACCATCAAGATCTACATACAATTATGGAACATATTTTTTTCTCGCTTATTGCAGCGAAAAAGATATAA
- a CDS encoding helix-turn-helix domain-containing protein translates to MYMFDLAKKEFAITEAITISELVKNLPEIENNKLPFLIMALANYIEKTSFHNPNSLLQDVQRCLTEQDPHRALQRMLVHMVTVGTSEDVLNVRMYSTGEVARFFGVSVATVNNWVNQGRFHGVEKGERFKQVRIPENAVYSSPTGVQSTVAEAAEAYACEQSRLNRTQPMTDAEELAELVNAVVHFEKKYGGTYEKTLGIKAKPTPDEARDAQQWEGLLRSIEVRGANT, encoded by the coding sequence ATGTATATGTTTGATCTCGCCAAAAAGGAATTCGCCATTACAGAAGCAATTACGATTTCCGAATTGGTTAAAAATCTACCGGAGATAGAAAATAACAAGTTACCTTTTTTGATTATGGCTCTGGCAAACTACATTGAAAAAACGTCTTTCCACAATCCAAACTCTCTTCTGCAGGATGTCCAGCGTTGTCTGACCGAGCAGGACCCGCATCGCGCGCTGCAACGTATGCTTGTACATATGGTAACCGTGGGTACATCAGAAGACGTATTAAATGTGCGCATGTACTCGACTGGAGAAGTTGCTCGCTTTTTTGGCGTCAGTGTCGCCACGGTTAATAACTGGGTTAACCAAGGACGCTTTCACGGAGTTGAAAAAGGGGAACGGTTTAAACAGGTGCGCATACCGGAAAACGCGGTTTACAGCTCCCCAACAGGTGTACAATCAACGGTCGCAGAAGCCGCAGAAGCGTATGCCTGTGAGCAATCTCGTCTAAACCGAACCCAGCCTATGACGGATGCTGAAGAGCTCGCCGAACTCGTGAACGCGGTCGTTCATTTTGAGAAAAAGTATGGCGGTACCTACGAGAAAACGCTTGGCATAAAGGCGAAACCCACACCTGATGAGGCTCGTGATGCCCAGCAATGGGAGGGCTTACTGCGATCAATCGAAGTGCGGGGAGCGAACACTTGA
- a CDS encoding MarR family winged helix-turn-helix transcriptional regulator: METRDVISFISKIREKVNRFLVAEMTKRGIEGIATSHGDIIYALANHSRLTMAEISKVIHKDKSTVTALVDKLVRLGYVTKERDREDTRVVYVALTPKGIELQPMFESISEELLEQFYNNITDKEKEDLLTILKKIHSNF; the protein is encoded by the coding sequence ATGGAAACTAGAGATGTCATTTCATTCATTTCAAAAATTAGAGAGAAAGTAAACCGTTTTCTTGTAGCGGAGATGACGAAGCGCGGCATAGAAGGTATAGCTACTTCGCATGGTGATATCATTTATGCCTTAGCGAACCATTCCAGACTCACCATGGCTGAGATCTCCAAGGTCATTCATAAGGATAAATCTACCGTAACGGCACTTGTTGACAAGTTGGTTCGGCTGGGATATGTGACCAAGGAAAGGGATAGAGAGGACACGAGGGTAGTTTATGTAGCCTTAACCCCAAAGGGGATTGAACTACAGCCGATGTTCGAATCCATTTCGGAAGAACTGTTAGAACAGTTTTACAACAACATCACGGACAAGGAAAAGGAAGACCTGCTTACGATTCTAAAAAAGATTCACAGCAACTTTTAA
- a CDS encoding alpha/beta hydrolase family protein produces MKDYTKDLPAHVEKHMGENDLFVEIFEGLDRQDVIEPRPPLLFVHGAYTGSWMWSRYMPHFIREGWSCHVMNLRSHYKSRSLDLTKVTFEDYLEDVKEVIKACGAPPILIGFSMGGILGQKLAETVELAGLVLVDSVISREVFDRVPYKELERMLPNLILPAPEREEHLSIDETADDIAFQKKYLSMESWKAVHAFAYTHDSKGIAVDSSLITCPCLVVKAVNCEEDDLRGQVSAELLRAAYTGIWNTTHTGVLVGQRYTEAVDAILEWMKRF; encoded by the coding sequence ATGAAAGATTACACGAAAGATTTACCGGCGCATGTTGAAAAGCACATGGGGGAGAACGACTTGTTTGTAGAGATATTCGAGGGATTGGACCGACAGGACGTGATAGAACCTAGACCTCCGTTACTGTTCGTACACGGTGCTTATACAGGTAGTTGGATGTGGAGCAGATACATGCCTCACTTTATCCGCGAAGGCTGGTCATGCCATGTTATGAATTTGAGAAGTCACTATAAAAGCAGATCGCTAGATTTGACGAAGGTTACTTTCGAGGATTACTTGGAGGATGTCAAGGAGGTTATCAAGGCGTGTGGCGCTCCCCCGATCCTCATCGGGTTTAGTATGGGAGGGATTTTGGGTCAGAAGCTAGCCGAAACAGTTGAGCTTGCAGGATTAGTGCTGGTTGATTCGGTGATAAGCAGGGAAGTTTTTGATAGAGTGCCTTACAAAGAATTGGAGCGAATGCTGCCTAATCTGATATTGCCCGCGCCGGAGCGAGAAGAGCATTTAAGCATCGATGAAACGGCAGATGACATTGCTTTTCAAAAGAAGTACTTGAGCATGGAGTCATGGAAGGCGGTTCACGCTTTTGCTTATACCCATGATTCCAAAGGCATTGCCGTTGACAGCAGTCTCATTACTTGCCCTTGTCTGGTTGTCAAAGCAGTCAATTGTGAGGAGGATGACCTTCGGGGCCAGGTGTCAGCGGAGCTCCTTCGCGCAGCGTATACAGGGATTTGGAACACGACTCATACGGGTGTGCTCGTAGGACAGCGATATACAGAGGCTGTCGATGCCATCTTGGAGTGGATGAAAAGATTCTGA
- a CDS encoding MDR family MFS transporter, translated as MAAKKGSTSTFWLVMLAIFFGNFMSILSSTTINVAFPIFLKDFHAELGEVQWMITGFLLATGVIAPVVGYFGDRWTYKRLYIFALSGFTLFSALCTLAWNIEVLVLFRILQGVFSGLIIPTTLTMVYQYIEKDRQPFAMSLWSLSSMLAPAFGPTLGGWMTEYWGWQSLFLLNVPIGVVAITVAAKCLPHQQAKPSKTFDLPGFVTVLLSSTLFILSFTEGNSWGWTSWKTIACLLVGAVTLVYFIRRELSLKEPLLNLSVFQTSRFTYSLIINCIITASLYSGTFLIPVFLQDVQHSTPLNTALVLLPGSIVMAVSSPIIGKLYPRVGPFWLIMGGIALLVLSNWELSRLNLQATHLYVSAWMTIRYVGIALSYMPVMNAGMSSIPKERSGHASAVTNWIRQATGALSIGVFSSLLATRSLTHQQELSDGSASGLLAVKEQGMTLGVQDVFLVAVIICLFAVPLTFILRDQRKKTRSLAEQTG; from the coding sequence GTGGCAGCAAAGAAAGGCAGTACATCAACGTTCTGGCTTGTGATGTTAGCAATTTTTTTCGGCAATTTCATGTCCATTCTAAGCTCGACAACAATTAATGTAGCATTCCCAATCTTCCTCAAAGACTTTCATGCCGAATTGGGCGAAGTCCAATGGATGATAACCGGATTTTTGCTGGCAACAGGCGTAATCGCTCCGGTCGTAGGTTATTTTGGCGACAGATGGACCTACAAACGGCTGTATATTTTCGCGTTATCCGGCTTCACCTTGTTCTCTGCGCTCTGTACGCTAGCATGGAACATTGAAGTTTTAGTGCTTTTTCGAATTTTGCAAGGTGTGTTCAGCGGTCTGATCATACCGACTACTTTAACCATGGTCTACCAATACATTGAAAAAGATCGGCAGCCGTTCGCAATGAGCCTATGGAGCTTATCCTCCATGCTTGCTCCTGCCTTTGGCCCGACACTTGGAGGCTGGATGACCGAGTATTGGGGGTGGCAATCCTTATTTCTTCTGAATGTGCCGATTGGCGTGGTCGCTATCACTGTTGCTGCCAAATGCCTGCCCCATCAGCAGGCCAAACCCTCAAAAACATTCGATCTTCCCGGCTTCGTTACGGTTTTACTGAGCAGCACCTTGTTTATTTTATCGTTTACAGAAGGAAACAGCTGGGGCTGGACCTCCTGGAAGACGATCGCTTGTCTGCTTGTCGGGGCCGTAACGCTTGTCTACTTTATTAGACGCGAGCTGTCCCTGAAGGAGCCTCTGCTTAATTTGAGCGTCTTTCAAACAAGCCGGTTTACGTACAGTCTAATCATTAATTGTATCATTACCGCTTCCCTCTACTCCGGTACCTTTCTAATTCCTGTATTTCTTCAGGACGTTCAGCATTCAACACCTTTGAATACCGCGCTGGTGCTGCTGCCTGGTTCCATCGTCATGGCCGTATCTTCGCCTATCATCGGTAAACTTTACCCGCGTGTCGGTCCATTTTGGCTCATTATGGGCGGAATCGCACTGCTTGTTCTTTCCAACTGGGAGCTTAGCCGCCTGAACCTGCAGGCCACCCATTTGTATGTATCGGCATGGATGACAATCCGTTATGTCGGAATTGCCTTGTCCTACATGCCGGTCATGAATGCAGGAATGTCATCCATTCCTAAGGAACGATCCGGTCACGCCTCGGCAGTGACGAACTGGATCCGGCAGGCTACCGGCGCATTGTCGATCGGCGTATTCAGCTCCTTGCTCGCCACCAGATCGCTCACTCACCAACAGGAGCTTAGCGACGGATCCGCTTCCGGCCTACTAGCCGTGAAGGAGCAAGGGATGACGCTCGGTGTGCAGGACGTTTTCCTAGTGGCCGTCATCATCTGTTTATTCGCCGTGCCGCTAACCTTCATCCTCAGAGATCAGCGCAAAAAGACCCGCTCCTTAGCGGAGCAAACGGGATAA